A single window of Cytobacillus luteolus DNA harbors:
- a CDS encoding hemolysin family protein — protein sequence MSMELIILLILIILNAFFAASEIALISLNDNKVKLMADSGDKKAIMLYNLLDEPSRFLATIQIGITLAGFLASAFAAGSFAGKLTDLLITFGVPLPARLLDTLSVIVVTLILSYFTLVVGELVPKRLALQKAEAISMFAVAPLTFLSKISSPFVKLLTFSTNTIVRLFGVDPNAEDENVTEEEIRMMVDVGKERGTIQEAEKIMINNIFEFDNKTVSDIMTHRTNIVAIPLQYTLKETTRLVLDERYTRFPVYEENIDNIIGVLHSKDLIQFIENCEEERFNIRELLRDPYFVLESKQIDDLLKEMQEFNIHMAIAVDEYGGTDGIITIEDIIEEIVGNIFDEYDENEEDKNEIVELGNGQYLIAGSANLYTVEEIVKMDLPTDEFDTISGFVIGQIGYIPSAHDLPIVEYQNIIFSIEEMSDKRIMKVKITVKENEVNKD from the coding sequence GTGAGTATGGAATTAATCATTCTTTTGATTTTAATAATACTGAATGCTTTCTTTGCTGCATCAGAGATCGCCCTAATTTCTTTAAATGATAATAAAGTAAAATTGATGGCGGATAGTGGAGATAAAAAAGCAATAATGCTCTATAACCTTCTGGATGAACCTAGCCGGTTTTTAGCTACGATTCAAATTGGAATTACTCTTGCAGGGTTTCTGGCGAGTGCGTTTGCAGCGGGTAGCTTTGCCGGGAAATTAACCGATTTACTAATTACTTTTGGGGTACCTTTACCGGCACGTTTACTTGATACACTTTCGGTAATTGTGGTTACCCTTATATTATCCTACTTTACATTGGTAGTGGGAGAGCTCGTTCCAAAACGACTAGCTTTACAAAAAGCTGAAGCTATTTCAATGTTTGCAGTTGCTCCATTAACCTTCCTTTCAAAAATTTCTTCACCATTTGTAAAACTATTAACATTTTCAACGAATACAATTGTTCGTCTTTTTGGAGTAGACCCTAATGCGGAAGATGAAAATGTAACAGAAGAGGAAATTCGTATGATGGTGGATGTTGGAAAAGAGAGAGGGACGATACAAGAAGCCGAGAAAATAATGATTAATAATATTTTTGAATTTGACAACAAAACGGTTTCTGACATCATGACACATCGGACAAACATTGTCGCCATTCCCTTACAATACACGCTAAAGGAAACGACTAGGCTAGTTTTAGATGAGAGATACACCAGGTTTCCAGTTTATGAAGAGAACATAGATAACATCATAGGTGTTTTGCATTCCAAGGATTTAATTCAGTTTATCGAAAACTGTGAGGAAGAGCGTTTTAATATAAGAGAGCTTTTAAGGGACCCTTATTTTGTTCTTGAATCAAAACAAATTGACGACCTTTTAAAAGAAATGCAGGAATTCAATATTCACATGGCTATTGCAGTTGATGAATATGGAGGTACCGATGGTATTATTACAATAGAAGATATCATTGAGGAAATCGTAGGTAATATTTTTGATGAATATGATGAAAATGAAGAGGATAAAAATGAAATTGTTGAACTTGGCAATGGCCAATATCTGATAGCGGGAAGTGCCAACCTATATACAGTTGAAGAAATAGTAAAAATGGACTTGCCAACAGATGAATTCGACACAATAAGTGGCTTTGTGATTGGTCAAATCGGCTATATTCCTTCCGCTCATGATTTACCCATAGTTGAATATCAAAACATCATTTTTTCAATTGAAGAAATGAGTGATAAACGTATAATGAAAGTTAAGATAACGGTTAAGGAAAATGAAGTAAATAAAGACTAA
- a CDS encoding ArsR/SmtB family transcription factor has protein sequence MSQPAQKHDVFQAIADPTRREVLKLLAEKELPISEITSHFPMSRTAIAKHLNILSEADLVSGRKVGREKRYRLHPESFSELKDWLSYFEQYWSNKLSMLKHLVEEEDSELKVVKKKDYHHDRTD, from the coding sequence GTGTCCCAGCCCGCGCAAAAGCATGATGTTTTCCAAGCAATTGCAGACCCTACTCGTAGAGAAGTATTAAAATTATTAGCAGAAAAAGAGCTACCTATCTCTGAGATTACCTCACATTTCCCAATGAGCCGAACAGCGATTGCAAAGCATTTAAATATTCTTTCAGAGGCTGACCTAGTTAGCGGGCGAAAGGTTGGAAGAGAGAAAAGATACAGGCTACACCCTGAATCATTTTCAGAGTTAAAGGATTGGTTGTCCTATTTCGAACAATACTGGTCGAATAAACTTTCAATGCTTAAGCATCTTGTGGAAGAAGAAGATAGTGAGCTCAAAGTTGTAAAGAAAAAAGATTACCATCATGACAGGACCGATTAA
- a CDS encoding SRPBCC family protein, which produces MPTVQDIKQTITFNAPIQKVWDKVSTSEGIAAWFMPNDFQAEVGHEFHLQSPFGPSPCKVLEIEPPNRLAFTWDTDGWIVEFILKDLGDKTEFTLIHSGWRDSEEIVGKANEKASVIRDRMNQGWTSIIENLGKAVEA; this is translated from the coding sequence ATGCCAACTGTACAGGATATAAAACAAACTATAACATTTAATGCGCCTATCCAAAAAGTATGGGACAAAGTATCAACTTCAGAAGGAATTGCTGCTTGGTTTATGCCAAATGATTTTCAGGCAGAAGTAGGGCACGAGTTTCATTTGCAATCTCCGTTTGGTCCGTCACCTTGTAAAGTATTAGAAATTGAACCACCTAATCGTTTAGCATTCACTTGGGATACAGATGGATGGATTGTTGAATTCATTTTAAAAGATTTAGGGGATAAGACTGAGTTTACGTTAATCCATAGTGGTTGGAGAGATTCTGAAGAAATTGTAGGAAAGGCCAACGAAAAAGCTTCTGTTATACGTGATCGTATGAACCAAGGATGGACAAGCATTATTGAAAATCTTGGTAAGGCAGTGGAGGCTTAG
- a CDS encoding pentapeptide repeat-containing protein — protein sequence MNKIKIQSPKIPSYLESANFDDMEDRYISACTISDCTIFEEEINRMRFDQVVFKNVTFMDVTFTNIELTDVIFEKCDLSNTDFSGGAIHRVEFIESKLVGLNLTEATFGNVVFDNCYANLSSFGYASLKNVKFERCSLRNGDFFECKFNKIDFTDCDLVEANFTNTSLDGIDLSSCKIDQLSLSPGDLKGCVVSSEQAIAFARLLGIVIKE from the coding sequence ATGAATAAAATAAAGATTCAATCACCAAAAATACCATCGTACTTAGAATCAGCTAATTTTGATGATATGGAAGACAGGTACATAAGTGCATGTACTATAAGTGACTGTACTATTTTTGAAGAAGAAATCAATCGAATGCGTTTTGATCAAGTTGTTTTTAAAAATGTAACCTTTATGGATGTTACATTTACGAATATTGAACTTACCGATGTTATCTTTGAAAAGTGTGACTTATCAAATACAGACTTTAGTGGAGGAGCTATCCATAGAGTAGAATTTATAGAATCAAAATTAGTTGGTCTAAACCTAACAGAGGCCACTTTCGGAAATGTGGTATTTGATAACTGTTATGCAAACTTAAGCTCTTTCGGATATGCTTCTTTAAAGAATGTGAAATTTGAAAGGTGCTCCCTACGTAATGGGGATTTCTTTGAATGTAAATTCAACAAAATAGATTTTACGGATTGTGATTTAGTTGAAGCCAACTTTACGAATACTTCATTAGATGGAATTGATCTTAGTAGTTGTAAAATTGATCAATTAAGTCTTTCACCAGGAGATTTGAAGGGATGCGTAGTATCAAGTGAACAAGCAATTGCATTTGCAAGGCTTTTAGGGATAGTAATAAAAGAATAA
- a CDS encoding ABC transporter permease: MKDSVTATTNVKKKSFDLFHFFYKYGTILTIFMLIAVFAAANPSFIQGNNLISILRSISIVTIIAIGITISLSVNGFDLSVGSVASLSNAIVISMFVWFSQNTVIAIFAAITAALLVGALNSFLIVKMKIPDMLLTLAMMFIIQGIALTYTKGATVSQNMIMPDGNFAEGVISPFFASLGQVPWIIIIMVVVVVFVHIFLTYTKHGRYMYVIGGNIEAARLSGIPVNRYKVIAYLLSALFASIGGIILASRVMTAEINAGSPYLMDSVAAAFIGFSVLGAGKPNAFGTFVGAVLIGILQNGLVMMSVPYYAMDIIKGTVLAFALAITYYKLR, from the coding sequence ATGAAGGATTCAGTCACAGCAACTACGAACGTAAAGAAAAAATCCTTTGATCTATTTCATTTTTTTTATAAATACGGAACGATCCTGACAATCTTTATGTTAATCGCTGTTTTTGCCGCTGCGAACCCATCTTTTATCCAGGGAAACAATCTAATAAGTATTCTACGATCCATTTCGATCGTAACCATTATCGCGATTGGGATTACTATTTCTCTATCAGTTAATGGATTTGATTTATCAGTGGGCTCAGTGGCCTCGTTGTCGAATGCAATTGTCATATCGATGTTTGTTTGGTTTTCTCAAAATACAGTGATTGCCATTTTTGCAGCGATTACTGCAGCCTTGTTGGTGGGGGCTTTAAACTCCTTTTTAATTGTAAAGATGAAAATTCCAGACATGCTATTAACCTTAGCCATGATGTTCATCATTCAGGGGATAGCTCTAACATATACAAAAGGAGCAACTGTTTCTCAAAATATGATTATGCCTGATGGCAACTTTGCTGAAGGAGTTATTAGCCCATTTTTTGCTAGTCTTGGTCAGGTCCCTTGGATTATAATCATTATGGTTGTCGTCGTTGTTTTTGTTCATATTTTTCTAACGTATACAAAGCATGGTAGATACATGTATGTTATTGGAGGGAATATAGAAGCAGCAAGATTATCAGGTATTCCAGTTAATCGCTATAAGGTCATTGCATATCTACTGTCTGCACTGTTTGCTTCAATTGGAGGAATCATTTTAGCTTCTAGGGTCATGACTGCTGAGATTAACGCAGGCTCGCCCTATTTGATGGACTCAGTTGCTGCTGCATTTATCGGTTTTTCTGTTTTAGGAGCTGGAAAACCCAATGCCTTTGGTACATTTGTTGGTGCTGTTTTAATTGGTATTTTACAAAATGGATTGGTCATGATGTCTGTTCCTTACTATGCTATGGACATTATAAAAGGAACAGTGTTAGCCTTCGCGCTTGCAATTACGTATTATAAATTGAGGTAA
- a CDS encoding sugar ABC transporter ATP-binding protein: protein MSVSQLHMNNISIEFPGVKALNNVNFTTSTGKVHALIGANGAGKSTLMKVLSGAYNHYSGQITLDGKPLSIQSPKDSQDYGIQIVYQEVDTALIPNLTVGENIMLNQTVNSMVKRLFVNWNELHNKATTILTKLKIKVSSRTLVSELTLAEKQMILIARAILTECKFLILDEPTAPLSQSETTELFRIVNELKANNVGIIFISHRLPEIFELCDEITIMRNGEFVSCESISHTSQNRVVEQMLGRKLEEQYPNHAITIGETILEVHNLSDTFKTKNLSICASAGEIVGIAGLVGAGKTELCKALFGSSKITSGKILLNGKEIKISSPFDAVKQGIVLVPEERRKEGILVEESVVTNLSVANLNKFTSFFSFINRAKEKAQAVELIKSLDIKTPSTETKVQHLSGGNQQKIAIGKWLITDADVYIFDEPTKGVDVGAKKDIFELISGLARRGKAVLYASSETSEIIGITNRVYVLYDGKVATELETSKTNEEEILFYAAGGTTHEGFSHSNYERKEKIL, encoded by the coding sequence ATGTCAGTATCGCAACTTCACATGAATAACATTTCCATCGAATTTCCTGGTGTAAAGGCTTTGAATAATGTGAATTTTACAACCTCAACTGGAAAGGTTCATGCTCTTATCGGTGCGAACGGTGCGGGGAAATCAACGCTTATGAAGGTTTTGTCAGGTGCGTATAATCATTATTCTGGTCAAATCACCCTTGATGGGAAGCCGTTGTCCATCCAATCTCCAAAAGATTCTCAGGACTATGGAATTCAAATTGTCTATCAAGAGGTTGACACAGCCCTTATTCCTAATTTAACTGTTGGTGAAAATATCATGCTTAATCAGACAGTAAATAGTATGGTCAAGAGGTTATTCGTCAATTGGAATGAGTTACATAATAAGGCCACCACTATTCTAACTAAATTAAAAATAAAAGTATCCTCGAGAACATTAGTTAGTGAACTAACACTAGCTGAAAAACAAATGATACTCATTGCACGAGCAATCTTAACAGAATGCAAGTTTCTTATCTTAGATGAACCTACTGCGCCATTAAGTCAATCTGAAACAACTGAGTTGTTCCGAATTGTAAACGAGTTAAAGGCAAACAATGTTGGTATTATCTTTATTTCACACCGCCTACCAGAGATCTTTGAACTTTGTGATGAAATCACTATTATGCGCAATGGAGAATTTGTTAGCTGTGAATCAATCTCTCATACATCACAGAACCGGGTCGTTGAACAAATGTTAGGAAGAAAGCTGGAGGAACAATATCCTAATCATGCTATTACAATAGGAGAAACGATTCTTGAAGTTCATAACCTATCAGACACGTTTAAAACTAAGAACCTTTCAATCTGTGCTTCTGCTGGTGAAATTGTTGGGATAGCGGGTCTTGTAGGGGCTGGTAAAACAGAGCTGTGTAAAGCTTTGTTTGGCTCCTCAAAAATAACATCCGGAAAGATTCTATTAAATGGAAAAGAGATAAAAATTAGCAGTCCATTTGATGCTGTAAAACAAGGAATTGTGCTCGTTCCTGAGGAAAGAAGAAAAGAAGGAATTCTTGTTGAGGAATCAGTAGTAACAAACCTTTCAGTAGCCAATTTAAATAAGTTTACTAGCTTTTTTTCTTTTATTAATCGTGCTAAAGAGAAGGCCCAAGCAGTTGAATTGATTAAGAGTCTTGACATTAAAACACCTTCGACAGAAACGAAAGTTCAGCATCTATCAGGTGGAAATCAACAAAAAATTGCAATTGGTAAATGGCTCATTACGGATGCAGATGTTTATATTTTTGATGAACCAACTAAAGGGGTAGATGTTGGCGCGAAGAAGGATATCTTTGAATTGATTTCCGGCCTGGCTCGACGAGGAAAGGCAGTACTATACGCATCCTCTGAAACATCAGAGATTATTGGAATTACGAATCGAGTGTATGTCTTGTACGATGGAAAAGTGGCAACGGAGCTAGAAACTTCTAAAACGAACGAAGAAGAAATCTTATTTTATGCAGCTGGAGGTACTACACATGAAGGATTCAGTCACAGCAACTACGAACGTAAAGAAAAAATCCTTTGA
- a CDS encoding sugar ABC transporter substrate-binding protein: MFKKSLVKTVLTSAVAFTLLLAGCASGENTNQASNEKVSFENVPERFANGEGAKIKVIRKIGGDDHTAQFLAGAKEEGESLGFDVDVFTANGDTAKFHDAIEQALTQDYDGFIISHGDDAATVDGVKKLVEAGKSVVTFDSNPDLATIAGVTLTSQDDEALATLALEQLVKEHNGEANIVYLWVDGFPPMVRRNNVYKEVLANNPEIKEVERFGVAAADTSVQTQNAVAAMLNKHPKGEIDAIFATWDAFAIGAARAIKEAGRDEIKIYGIDVSNADLQEIQADGSSWKYTAAVDPKLIGAVNLRLLAKKLAGEETPQTYDLEASLISQADLQGSSDPVNMVNLANIVEGWGTSTAFDEEWMKVLKEHYQK, encoded by the coding sequence ATGTTTAAAAAATCTTTAGTCAAAACAGTGTTAACTTCAGCAGTAGCCTTTACACTTCTATTAGCCGGCTGTGCTTCAGGAGAAAATACAAATCAAGCGAGTAATGAGAAAGTAAGTTTTGAAAATGTCCCAGAGCGTTTTGCGAATGGAGAAGGTGCAAAAATTAAAGTCATTCGTAAAATTGGTGGAGATGATCATACCGCACAATTTTTAGCTGGTGCAAAGGAAGAAGGAGAGTCACTTGGCTTTGATGTGGATGTATTCACAGCCAATGGCGATACAGCTAAATTCCATGATGCAATCGAGCAAGCATTAACACAAGACTATGATGGCTTTATTATTTCACATGGTGATGATGCTGCGACGGTTGATGGAGTGAAAAAGTTAGTTGAAGCAGGAAAAAGTGTCGTTACCTTTGATTCAAACCCAGACCTTGCAACAATTGCAGGTGTAACGTTAACATCTCAGGATGATGAAGCATTAGCAACATTAGCTCTTGAACAATTAGTAAAAGAGCATAATGGTGAAGCGAATATTGTGTACCTATGGGTAGATGGGTTTCCACCTATGGTAAGAAGAAACAATGTTTATAAAGAAGTACTAGCCAACAATCCTGAAATTAAAGAGGTTGAGCGTTTCGGTGTAGCAGCTGCTGATACATCTGTTCAAACCCAAAATGCGGTAGCAGCCATGTTAAACAAACATCCAAAAGGTGAAATCGATGCGATTTTTGCTACATGGGATGCTTTCGCAATCGGTGCAGCACGTGCAATTAAAGAAGCTGGTAGAGATGAAATCAAAATTTATGGTATTGATGTTTCTAATGCGGACCTACAAGAAATTCAAGCGGATGGAAGCTCTTGGAAATATACGGCTGCAGTAGATCCAAAATTAATTGGTGCTGTTAATTTAAGACTTTTAGCGAAAAAATTAGCTGGAGAAGAAACTCCACAAACTTATGACTTAGAAGCATCTCTTATCTCACAGGCTGACCTACAGGGTTCTAGTGATCCAGTTAATATGGTGAATCTAGCAAACATTGTAGAAGGCTGGGGTACATCAACTGCGTTTGATGAAGAATGGATGAAGGTGTTAAAAGAGCATTATCAAAAGTAA
- a CDS encoding methyl-accepting chemotaxis protein, whose translation MTISFIPEKATEQEVLSNIIKTIPIIHSMLPDIAIGVTNTEEWLVYYPSKKIDIGARPGMKINPEEPLTDCIRFNRKIEVEVPAEFFGISFTGLAAPIVIGRKVIGAVAIQMQKQNERALRNISEQIVDSLSTANNQVHNITQAASDLSLISDGLMEKSIKASKEVENTEEVLSFIKKIADQTNLLGLNASIEAARAGEKGAGFSVVANEIRKLSNETVASTEKIRKTLTNIQQSMNAISIEIEKVVKVGNNQANSTVEISNFIKEIEMMSQKLKQYADEL comes from the coding sequence ATGACGATATCATTTATTCCTGAAAAAGCTACTGAACAAGAGGTACTATCAAACATTATAAAAACTATTCCAATCATTCATTCTATGCTTCCAGATATTGCTATAGGGGTTACGAATACTGAAGAGTGGTTAGTCTATTATCCTAGTAAAAAAATTGATATCGGAGCCCGTCCTGGCATGAAAATTAATCCAGAAGAGCCATTAACTGATTGTATCCGCTTTAATAGGAAAATTGAAGTAGAGGTACCGGCAGAATTTTTTGGAATTTCCTTTACTGGGTTAGCTGCACCAATCGTTATTGGTAGGAAAGTAATTGGGGCAGTTGCCATACAGATGCAGAAACAAAATGAAAGAGCATTACGCAACATATCTGAGCAAATTGTTGACTCTCTTTCTACTGCAAACAATCAAGTTCACAATATAACTCAAGCGGCTTCCGATCTATCATTAATAAGTGACGGATTAATGGAAAAATCAATAAAGGCATCAAAAGAAGTAGAAAATACAGAAGAAGTTCTATCATTTATAAAAAAAATCGCTGACCAAACCAATTTACTAGGGTTAAATGCATCGATTGAGGCTGCCCGTGCTGGTGAAAAGGGAGCTGGATTTTCAGTAGTTGCCAATGAGATTAGAAAACTATCTAATGAAACGGTAGCATCTACAGAAAAAATACGCAAAACACTAACAAATATTCAACAATCTATGAATGCAATCTCAATTGAAATTGAGAAGGTTGTTAAAGTCGGAAATAACCAGGCAAATTCAACAGTGGAAATTTCAAATTTTATAAAAGAAATTGAAATGATGAGTCAAAAACTAAAACAATATGCAGATGAGTTATAA
- a CDS encoding bile acid:sodium symporter family protein: MLQTVNKQLEKYMALITPTGVVLGVLFAVWLIDFTFLIPWIFAFITFAGSLSSNFTALKRAILHPLPIILALGLLHILMPVWAWSVGHLTFSGDVYTITGLILALVIPTGITSVLWVSICRGNLALTLSIILIDTLLSPFIVPYTLSIFVGTKVEMDVGGMMTGLFLMVVLPSLVGMVLNHITNGNIKESWGPKLAPFSKISLGLVVMLNGAIVAPYLRNVDLRLIWVAVVVFFVAFTGYLFAFLLGKLFKWNQETVIALTFTGGMRNISAGAVIATSFFPAQVAVPVVVGMLFQQLLASLFGYALNRHYRHKEDVAQRHHVG; this comes from the coding sequence ATGTTACAGACAGTAAACAAACAACTAGAAAAATATATGGCTTTGATTACTCCAACAGGAGTTGTTCTTGGAGTGTTATTTGCAGTTTGGTTAATTGATTTCACCTTTTTAATACCCTGGATTTTTGCCTTTATAACATTTGCAGGAAGTTTAAGTTCAAATTTTACCGCTCTGAAAAGAGCAATCCTACATCCATTGCCAATCATACTAGCGTTAGGGTTATTGCATATCTTAATGCCAGTCTGGGCGTGGTCAGTAGGACATCTTACTTTTAGTGGTGATGTATACACAATTACTGGGTTAATATTAGCTCTAGTCATTCCAACTGGGATAACGAGTGTTCTCTGGGTTTCGATATGTAGAGGAAACCTTGCTCTAACCTTATCAATCATCTTGATTGATACATTACTATCCCCGTTTATCGTACCTTATACACTTTCTATCTTTGTTGGTACGAAAGTGGAGATGGATGTTGGTGGCATGATGACAGGTTTATTTTTAATGGTTGTCTTACCTTCACTAGTAGGTATGGTTTTGAATCATATAACGAATGGGAATATAAAGGAGAGTTGGGGACCCAAATTAGCACCATTTTCCAAAATCAGTTTAGGTCTTGTTGTAATGTTAAATGGCGCGATTGTAGCTCCATATTTACGAAATGTTGATTTAAGACTAATCTGGGTGGCTGTCGTTGTTTTCTTTGTTGCTTTCACAGGGTACTTGTTCGCCTTTTTACTAGGCAAATTATTTAAGTGGAATCAGGAAACGGTAATTGCTCTTACCTTTACTGGCGGGATGCGAAACATCAGTGCTGGAGCAGTTATTGCAACTTCCTTTTTTCCGGCACAAGTGGCTGTACCTGTTGTAGTTGGGATGTTGTTTCAGCAGTTACTCGCCTCATTGTTTGGATATGCTCTTAATCGACATTATAGACATAAAGAGGATGTTGCTCAAAGACATCATGTGGGTTAA
- a CDS encoding CAP domain-containing protein codes for MRRLILLFAFLLFLFSAWSTFEKWLEKNKLDVTLNTLKTDIDEIRASPEYIAAVGTIQEGIIQLMDQLDQRLQTSETDVNSKTEVQKPELITPTKQAFSIYNVELGETRSEIEKRIGSPIRSTPNEYGLMWNAYHDNYQNFIMISYNVNDEVVGLYTPHDLISSTHGIERGSVKASVIEKLGVPLNKIRKGMTYYQFEKDRDYDVFLVDNSYVTVFYDQHQQDTVTSIQIVSEEVEKSKKEFYTASSDTLKEGFEYQLFDLTNATRVNHELPILSWDDHVKETARKHSLDMAQNNYFSHTNLEGQSPFDRMLEDDILFTVAGENLAYGQFSSIFAHEGLMNSLGHRENILQPDFRNLGVGVAFNTKSQPYYTQKFYSN; via the coding sequence TTGAGACGATTGATATTATTATTTGCATTTCTTTTATTTCTTTTTTCAGCTTGGTCTACCTTTGAAAAATGGTTAGAAAAAAATAAATTAGATGTTACGCTAAACACACTAAAAACAGACATAGACGAAATACGTGCAAGTCCTGAATATATTGCTGCTGTTGGAACAATTCAAGAAGGTATAATTCAATTGATGGATCAGCTTGACCAAAGGTTACAAACATCAGAAACAGATGTGAATTCAAAAACCGAGGTCCAAAAACCTGAGTTAATAACTCCAACAAAGCAAGCTTTTTCGATATATAATGTTGAACTTGGTGAAACACGAAGTGAGATAGAAAAAAGGATTGGCTCACCGATTAGATCAACTCCTAATGAATATGGTCTGATGTGGAATGCCTATCATGATAACTATCAAAACTTTATCATGATTTCCTATAATGTAAACGATGAGGTAGTAGGATTATATACTCCTCACGACCTCATCTCCTCCACTCATGGTATAGAAAGAGGAAGCGTAAAGGCATCAGTAATAGAGAAATTGGGAGTTCCACTTAATAAGATTCGAAAAGGGATGACCTATTACCAATTTGAAAAAGACCGTGATTATGATGTATTTTTAGTGGATAACAGCTATGTCACCGTCTTTTACGACCAACATCAACAAGATACTGTTACCTCCATACAAATTGTAAGTGAAGAGGTAGAAAAAAGTAAAAAAGAGTTTTATACAGCTTCTAGTGATACACTAAAAGAAGGCTTTGAGTACCAATTGTTCGACTTAACGAATGCCACTCGTGTAAATCATGAATTACCTATTCTTTCATGGGACGATCATGTTAAGGAAACAGCCCGCAAACATAGTCTTGATATGGCTCAAAATAATTATTTTTCACATACTAACCTTGAAGGACAGTCCCCTTTTGATCGGATGTTAGAAGACGATATACTTTTCACAGTTGCAGGGGAAAATCTAGCCTATGGACAATTTAGTAGTATATTTGCTCATGAGGGATTAATGAACTCCTTAGGTCACAGAGAAAATATCCTCCAGCCAGATTTTAGAAATTTAGGAGTTGGCGTAGCTTTTAATACAAAATCACAGCCATACTATACACAAAAGTTTTACAGTAATTGA
- a CDS encoding Fur family transcriptional regulator, translated as MEDDQYKELIPFLKEDDQYKELIPFLKEHGLRITPQRLIIIKTIMSLKGHPTVDDIHREIPYISVATIYNNIKLFVKLNILKELPYGNGFSKYELHNSNHYHVICETCGAIVDFNYPSLVEIEQIVRKLTNFYIRTHQFEIYGECTVCQADK; from the coding sequence GTGGAAGATGATCAATACAAAGAACTCATTCCCTTTCTGAAAGAAGATGATCAATACAAAGAACTCATTCCCTTTCTGAAAGAACATGGTTTACGAATCACTCCTCAAAGACTTATTATCATAAAAACAATCATGTCATTAAAAGGGCATCCAACAGTTGATGATATCCATCGTGAAATACCTTATATCAGTGTTGCAACCATTTATAACAATATTAAATTATTCGTGAAACTCAATATTCTAAAGGAACTTCCCTATGGAAACGGTTTTAGCAAATATGAGCTGCACAATTCGAACCACTATCACGTAATATGTGAAACATGCGGTGCTATTGTAGATTTTAACTACCCAAGTCTGGTTGAAATAGAACAAATTGTACGTAAGCTAACAAACTTTTATATTCGTACTCACCAATTTGAAATCTATGGTGAGTGTACAGTTTGTCAGGCTGATAAATAG
- a CDS encoding OsmC family protein yields the protein MRKIPTYPDKLKTSVEGTIEAPDGVLKITKIRCHYELKIPAGKRDAAERALNVFEQGCPVAQTLKGNVEFIHSWDIEEYEEE from the coding sequence GTGCGTAAAATCCCAACGTATCCAGATAAACTAAAAACGAGTGTTGAAGGAACCATTGAAGCACCGGATGGTGTATTAAAGATTACAAAAATCCGTTGTCACTATGAGTTAAAGATTCCAGCGGGTAAGCGGGACGCAGCTGAAAGAGCTCTAAATGTTTTTGAACAAGGCTGCCCAGTTGCCCAAACCCTTAAGGGAAATGTGGAGTTCATTCATTCATGGGACATCGAAGAATATGAGGAAGAATAA